A portion of the Granulosicoccus antarcticus IMCC3135 genome contains these proteins:
- a CDS encoding class I SAM-dependent methyltransferase produces the protein MISTRKQGVAQATEYWDKKSSNAASFIESVEQNSRPQRMRYESFVLAHELSNSSLLDVGCGAGDFLHHLRQRDLNVSYTGTDISANMINTCQSRFPEQEFLHLDIADIEANRKFDYVVSFGIHNIKIDSGWEILKEYTAKQFELCRKGAHISILTNRYSGFDKHIQCWAAEQVLEAALAITPYVVLRHDYLPNDFSVTLYREPLIDTRGDLLLDYG, from the coding sequence GTGATTTCAACTCGTAAACAAGGCGTAGCGCAGGCTACTGAATACTGGGACAAGAAGTCGTCCAACGCTGCATCATTCATCGAGAGTGTGGAGCAAAACAGTCGCCCTCAGCGAATGCGTTATGAGTCATTTGTCCTCGCTCACGAGTTGTCAAACAGCTCCTTGCTCGATGTAGGTTGCGGTGCTGGTGACTTTCTGCATCATCTGCGACAGCGTGATCTGAACGTAAGCTACACGGGTACTGATATTTCCGCCAACATGATCAACACCTGTCAGTCGCGCTTTCCAGAGCAGGAGTTCCTCCACCTGGATATTGCAGACATTGAAGCAAATAGAAAATTCGACTATGTCGTTTCATTCGGGATTCACAACATCAAGATTGATTCGGGTTGGGAAATATTGAAGGAATATACCGCCAAGCAGTTTGAGCTTTGCCGTAAGGGAGCTCACATCAGCATACTGACCAATCGCTACTCAGGTTTCGACAAGCATATACAATGCTGGGCAGCAGAACAGGTTCTGGAGGCGGCCCTGGCCATTACGCCCTATGTGGTTCTTCGTCACGACTATTTACCCAACGATTTCAGCGTGACCTTGTATCGAGAACCGTTGATCGATACAAGAGGAGATTTACTGCTCGATTATGGGTAG
- the neuC gene encoding UDP-N-acetylglucosamine 2-epimerase → MGRKIFFITGARSDYDLMSPILRTLADTPDIEASLVVCAAHLSPFHGNNIEIVKQDGFHIAGTVESLLCSESWEGRSLSFSNLMDGLTRLLAIQKPDMIFVAGDREEALAGALVGCFLRIPVAHSHGGDRCLASDIDEVLRPAISKLANLHFVATQAHATRLEKMGEQADSIHVTGAAGLDRLSGADKLPLGAVYEKYGLVDNDRHFLVIHHPSPTLGLDEGVHEIRELLSGVLQLGHTVFCGYPNFDPGNIGIRAVIDEFKLTHENLITYHHLPSDEFTTLYRNAIAIVGNSSSIVTESGYLKVPGVLVGRRQELRTIGPNVLTVNADSSSVENACRQCLSDQAFLSKVAEGVSLYGDGKASVRIADILANTRFSPVDLLKTITY, encoded by the coding sequence ATGGGTAGAAAAATATTCTTCATCACAGGGGCAAGATCTGATTATGACTTGATGTCACCGATACTCAGGACTCTGGCAGATACACCTGATATCGAAGCATCACTGGTTGTTTGTGCGGCACACCTTTCACCTTTCCATGGCAACAATATCGAGATTGTGAAGCAGGATGGGTTCCACATTGCGGGCACCGTTGAGTCCTTGCTATGCTCAGAAAGCTGGGAAGGCCGCTCTCTGTCATTCTCCAATCTGATGGATGGTTTGACACGCCTTCTGGCCATTCAGAAACCGGACATGATTTTCGTGGCAGGCGATCGGGAAGAAGCTCTGGCGGGTGCCCTGGTCGGGTGTTTCTTGCGCATCCCCGTGGCTCATAGTCATGGTGGGGATCGTTGCCTGGCCTCGGATATTGATGAAGTACTGAGACCTGCCATATCCAAATTGGCAAATCTGCACTTTGTCGCAACCCAGGCACACGCAACCCGACTGGAGAAGATGGGGGAACAAGCCGACTCCATTCACGTGACCGGAGCGGCTGGACTCGACAGGCTGAGCGGCGCCGACAAATTACCACTGGGTGCCGTGTACGAAAAGTATGGTCTTGTCGATAATGATAGACATTTTCTTGTGATTCATCACCCCTCGCCTACGCTGGGACTTGATGAAGGTGTGCATGAAATCAGAGAACTGTTGAGCGGAGTGCTTCAGCTAGGCCACACTGTCTTTTGTGGTTATCCGAATTTCGACCCTGGGAATATCGGCATACGTGCGGTGATCGATGAATTCAAGCTTACACACGAAAACCTTATCACCTATCACCACCTACCTAGTGACGAGTTCACCACTCTTTACAGGAATGCCATTGCCATCGTTGGCAATTCCTCCTCAATCGTGACCGAGTCCGGCTACCTGAAAGTCCCCGGAGTTCTGGTGGGTCGGCGACAGGAACTACGAACAATCGGTCCCAATGTCCTGACAGTAAACGCCGATAGTTCATCGGTTGAGAACGCCTGCAGACAATGTCTGAGCGATCAGGCATTCCTGTCAAAGGTAGCTGAAGGTGTATCACTGTACGGCGATGGAAAAGCGTCGGTTCGGATCGCCGATATTCTGGCCAACACAAGATTTTCTCCTGTCGATCTATTGAAAACCATTACTTACTAA
- the neuB gene encoding N-acetylneuraminate synthase, translating into MSTYIIAEAGVNHNGSEQLAHDLVDAAADAGADAVKFQTFKASELATASVSKAKYQRQNQTNEESQYQMLERLELRHDLHFDLKAHAEQRGIDFMSTAFDTGSLQFLVSDLSLETIKISSGELTNHPFLLAHARTGKKLILSTGMATLDEIKDALAVLSFGFLQSAKSTEAPTATTQNGYAEAPCPPTPSAFLNAYDSEHGKQLLKERLTLLHCTSEYPTSMNNVNLRVMQSLQEQFGVCVGYSDHTLGVVVAGLAVAAGARVLEKHFTLDQSMPGPDHAMSMTPESLARYVATAREAELVMGSAEKMPTIGELQNRTIGRKVIVAASAIVKGEVFSDTNIGLKRSSGTGLEPSRYWELLGKQAAATIERDEAITDLLIL; encoded by the coding sequence ATGAGCACCTATATCATTGCCGAAGCAGGGGTGAATCACAACGGCTCTGAACAGTTGGCTCATGACCTTGTGGATGCGGCAGCCGATGCCGGTGCTGACGCGGTAAAATTCCAGACATTCAAGGCGTCCGAGTTAGCCACTGCATCAGTCAGCAAGGCAAAGTATCAACGTCAGAATCAGACGAATGAGGAGAGCCAGTATCAGATGCTGGAGAGGCTGGAGTTGCGGCATGATCTTCATTTCGACCTTAAGGCGCATGCTGAACAGCGTGGTATTGACTTCATGTCAACGGCATTCGATACAGGCAGTCTTCAGTTTCTTGTCTCGGACCTTTCATTGGAAACCATCAAGATTTCCTCTGGCGAATTAACCAATCATCCATTCCTGCTTGCTCATGCTCGCACTGGCAAGAAGCTGATTCTGTCGACCGGTATGGCGACCCTGGATGAGATCAAGGATGCACTGGCAGTACTTTCGTTCGGATTCCTGCAAAGTGCCAAAAGCACTGAAGCGCCCACAGCAACAACACAGAATGGCTACGCTGAGGCGCCCTGCCCCCCCACTCCATCCGCTTTCCTCAATGCTTATGATTCGGAGCATGGGAAACAGCTGCTCAAAGAACGCCTCACCCTGCTCCACTGTACCAGCGAATATCCCACGAGCATGAACAATGTCAACCTGCGAGTCATGCAATCACTACAAGAACAATTTGGAGTCTGCGTGGGTTACTCGGACCATACTCTGGGAGTCGTCGTTGCCGGGCTCGCAGTTGCAGCAGGAGCCAGGGTGCTGGAGAAGCACTTCACGCTCGATCAGAGCATGCCCGGCCCTGATCATGCGATGTCAATGACACCAGAGTCCCTGGCAAGGTATGTAGCGACAGCGCGTGAAGCCGAACTGGTCATGGGAAGTGCTGAAAAAATGCCGACTATCGGTGAGTTACAAAATCGCACCATCGGTCGCAAAGTCATCGTTGCGGCATCTGCCATCGTCAAGGGCGAGGTTTTTTCAGATACCAATATCGGACTGAAAAGAAGCAGTGGAACCGGTCTTGAACCGAGCAGATATTGGGAACTGCTGGGCAAACAGGCAGCGGCAACCATTGAGCGAGACGAGGCTATTACCGACCTGCTGATTCTATGA
- a CDS encoding PIG-L deacetylase family protein, with protein MNILLIAPHPDDEILGCGGTLLRHKHSGDSIHIVFVTTMQEAHGFSSERIQSRAAEIACIQRELGASIYQLPYPTATLTDSDTLSLIPELSTLFKSISPEMVYLPNRSDAHSDHGVSFNAAYACTKVFRYPSIKTIMMYETISETDFSPALPENIFVPNYFVDISSFMEQKLELMKVYASELAEHPFPRSIKALKALGTLRGSAAGVEYAEAFQLIKHIR; from the coding sequence ATGAATATACTGCTTATAGCTCCTCATCCTGATGATGAAATTCTGGGTTGCGGCGGGACTCTACTGCGCCATAAGCACTCTGGCGACAGTATCCATATTGTGTTTGTCACAACAATGCAGGAGGCGCACGGATTTTCCTCTGAGCGCATTCAGTCGCGAGCTGCGGAAATTGCCTGCATACAGCGAGAACTTGGCGCCAGCATCTACCAGTTGCCCTACCCAACCGCAACCCTGACTGATAGCGACACCCTCTCCCTGATTCCAGAGCTAAGTACCTTGTTCAAATCCATCTCACCGGAGATGGTCTATTTGCCGAATCGCTCGGACGCCCACTCCGATCATGGTGTGTCGTTCAATGCAGCCTATGCCTGTACCAAGGTATTCCGATACCCAAGCATAAAGACCATCATGATGTACGAGACAATTTCCGAAACTGATTTCTCACCCGCACTTCCTGAGAATATTTTCGTACCCAATTATTTTGTCGACATCTCATCCTTCATGGAACAGAAGTTGGAGCTGATGAAAGTCTATGCCTCCGAACTGGCAGAACATCCTTTTCCCAGAAGCATCAAGGCACTCAAGGCGCTTGGGACACTACGTGGTTCTGCAGCAGGTGTGGAGTATGCAGAAGCATTCCAATTGATCAAGCACATTCGCTGA
- a CDS encoding FAD-dependent oxidoreductase codes for MSPSKSTNYLIVGGGITGCVSALLLAEQGISVTLCESSSHLGGILRDHVSSGERFFTSCQYLSVNEPWFQLLPSTIRRELAEFEHSYGSVTDFEQHCMTTRSMAMPVFATEKVRLEEFSANLDNATLSSRLSFYPEFVEKNLRSWVRRYGVEPESVSGENAAALQISRVHLANHDAAVTVLKQQPDYDASLALPFKYRHPDQSIQAALPTEGFDAFFELLENYMISRGIQVMKNKPIKLRKNGMKIQFWSRSERMDYFDNLIWACNPNPLLRGLEFPALDNVHGKSETHFYDLDLSEGSVDTCYYQIFSDQTDINRLFTYSVAGKPKLTVECFAGNRDKDQISTEVHILLRKLGHEHTINWQSSTKEKRYIFYSESDKAILSQLAAAQTINNCRILDAGWLDFGRNAKINRIMDQIDQGNETHDALSGDIRMSAAS; via the coding sequence GTGAGCCCTTCAAAGAGTACTAACTACCTTATTGTCGGTGGCGGCATTACTGGCTGTGTTTCGGCATTGCTGCTTGCGGAACAAGGCATCAGCGTTACCTTGTGCGAGTCATCATCGCACCTGGGGGGCATACTTCGCGACCATGTCAGCTCAGGCGAACGTTTTTTCACAAGCTGCCAATACCTGTCGGTGAACGAGCCCTGGTTCCAACTGCTACCGTCCACCATTCGACGTGAACTAGCGGAATTTGAGCATAGTTATGGGTCGGTAACAGACTTCGAACAGCACTGCATGACAACCCGGTCCATGGCGATGCCTGTGTTTGCAACTGAGAAAGTCAGGCTTGAGGAATTCTCGGCAAACCTGGACAACGCCACCTTGTCTTCAAGATTGTCGTTCTATCCAGAGTTCGTTGAAAAAAACCTGCGCAGTTGGGTTCGACGCTACGGTGTAGAGCCAGAGTCAGTCAGTGGAGAGAATGCAGCGGCCCTGCAGATATCCAGGGTGCACCTGGCTAATCACGACGCAGCTGTGACCGTTTTAAAACAGCAGCCTGATTATGATGCCTCACTGGCCTTGCCATTCAAGTATCGTCACCCGGATCAAAGCATACAAGCAGCACTACCTACCGAAGGATTTGATGCATTTTTTGAACTGCTTGAGAACTACATGATTTCAAGGGGCATACAAGTCATGAAAAACAAGCCCATCAAGCTGCGCAAGAACGGCATGAAAATACAATTCTGGTCTCGTTCGGAAAGAATGGATTATTTTGACAATCTCATTTGGGCGTGCAATCCGAACCCCTTGTTAAGAGGACTCGAATTTCCTGCCCTGGACAATGTCCACGGCAAATCCGAAACACATTTCTATGACCTCGATCTATCTGAAGGATCGGTAGACACCTGTTACTACCAGATATTCTCTGATCAGACAGATATCAACAGACTGTTCACCTACTCTGTTGCTGGAAAACCGAAACTGACTGTTGAATGTTTTGCCGGTAATCGTGATAAAGATCAGATCAGTACCGAGGTGCACATACTACTTCGCAAGCTGGGACATGAGCACACTATTAATTGGCAATCGTCCACAAAGGAAAAGCGATATATTTTCTACTCTGAAAGTGACAAAGCCATACTCTCGCAGCTGGCCGCAGCTCAAACAATCAACAATTGCAGAATACTTGATGCAGGCTGGCTGGATTTTGGCAGGAACGCAAAAATCAATCGAATCATGGATCAGATTGACCAGGGTAACGAAACCCATGATGCCCTTTCCGGCGATATCAGGATGTCAGCTGCATCCTGA
- a CDS encoding nucleotidyltransferase family protein codes for MQDDMHSAIKLLDQEATRIALVVDDANRLLGTITDGDIRRGLLKRMGMDTLVGQLMNTSPTTAGIDASRGAIFLEMKRKKLLHMPIVDRWGCVVDMKMLQDQMFEQKLANPVLLMAGGFGKRLRPLTDTIPKPLLPMGNKPILEVIMERCIEAGFYNFVISTHYKAEMLRDHFDDGSQWGVNIQYVHESVPLGTAGAIGLLPADLPDLPILVVNGDLITAVDLESLLNFHNEQGGIATVCVKEYDHQVPFGVVESEGTRVASITEKPVFKYFVSAGMYVLEPQAIAAIRDRGYLDMPDFLEECISDKQGVCMFPIHEQWRDIGRINEYEDALKMTGT; via the coding sequence ATGCAAGACGATATGCATTCAGCTATCAAGCTCCTGGATCAAGAAGCAACCAGGATTGCACTGGTGGTTGACGATGCGAATCGTTTGTTGGGAACTATCACCGATGGTGACATCCGGCGTGGTTTGTTGAAACGGATGGGTATGGATACTCTTGTGGGTCAGTTAATGAATACATCTCCGACTACTGCAGGTATCGATGCCAGCCGCGGGGCAATCTTCCTTGAAATGAAGCGCAAGAAGCTGCTGCATATGCCTATCGTCGATCGGTGGGGCTGTGTAGTGGACATGAAAATGCTGCAGGATCAGATGTTCGAGCAGAAGCTGGCAAATCCGGTATTGCTGATGGCTGGAGGGTTTGGCAAGCGACTCAGACCCTTGACCGATACTATTCCGAAGCCATTGCTGCCAATGGGAAACAAGCCTATTCTGGAAGTGATAATGGAGCGATGCATTGAAGCAGGGTTCTACAACTTTGTCATCTCCACACACTACAAGGCCGAGATGCTTCGTGATCATTTCGATGATGGCTCACAGTGGGGTGTCAACATTCAGTATGTGCACGAGAGCGTTCCGCTAGGTACGGCGGGAGCGATCGGATTGTTGCCGGCGGACTTGCCCGATCTGCCCATACTGGTCGTGAATGGCGATCTGATTACTGCTGTCGATTTGGAGTCACTGCTGAATTTTCACAATGAGCAGGGCGGTATTGCAACAGTGTGTGTCAAGGAATACGATCATCAAGTTCCTTTTGGCGTGGTGGAATCAGAAGGCACGCGAGTCGCATCAATAACAGAAAAGCCCGTATTCAAGTATTTTGTCAGTGCCGGTATGTACGTACTCGAACCTCAGGCAATTGCGGCCATTCGTGATCGTGGGTATCTGGACATGCCTGATTTTCTGGAAGAGTGTATTTCAGACAAGCAGGGTGTATGCATGTTTCCTATCCATGAACAATGGCGCGATATTGGAAGAATCAATGAGTATGAGGACGCGCTGAAGATGACCGGAACCTGA
- a CDS encoding LegC family aminotransferase, whose amino-acid sequence MFDSLVDFVRQQFDQSNSIGLHEPRFGERDRQALIEVIDSGMVSSVGQCVDEFEQLIASYAGAAHGIATVNGTSALHVSLLVAGVIPGDLVLTQSLSFVATCNAISYCGAEPVFIDVDRQSLGLAPAALQEFLESQTELRDDGCCWHIETNRRIPVCMPMHTFGFPASIHQIAQLCLAHGLQLVEDSAEALGSWHTGVHCGVAGNLGVLSFNGNKIMTTGGGGMVLTNDAELAKRVRHLTTTARVTEPLKWLHDEVGFNYRLPNLNAALGIAQFASLEHALMCKRKLANNYLQWSHENDRDMIAEQPGTQANHWLNALICNSVEERDQLLEYTCRQGVLSRPVWVPMHRLSMYEHCLHGTLENTQWAAAHILNLPSSVPHGW is encoded by the coding sequence ATGTTTGACAGTCTGGTTGATTTCGTCAGACAGCAGTTTGATCAGAGCAATTCCATCGGTTTGCATGAACCCAGATTTGGTGAGAGGGACAGACAGGCACTGATTGAGGTTATCGACTCTGGCATGGTGTCCAGTGTCGGTCAGTGTGTCGATGAGTTCGAACAACTGATCGCATCGTATGCCGGTGCTGCTCATGGGATCGCGACAGTCAACGGTACTAGCGCCTTGCATGTCAGCTTACTGGTTGCCGGGGTGATTCCGGGGGATCTTGTCTTGACACAGTCACTGAGTTTTGTGGCCACCTGTAACGCCATATCCTATTGTGGTGCAGAGCCTGTGTTCATTGACGTAGATCGACAAAGTCTGGGTCTGGCGCCAGCGGCACTACAGGAATTTCTGGAAAGTCAGACAGAACTGCGAGATGACGGCTGTTGCTGGCATATAGAGACAAACCGACGTATTCCTGTGTGCATGCCGATGCATACATTCGGATTTCCGGCATCGATTCACCAGATTGCGCAGCTTTGCCTGGCACACGGTCTTCAGCTTGTAGAGGATAGTGCCGAGGCGTTGGGCAGTTGGCATACAGGCGTGCATTGTGGTGTCGCAGGCAATCTGGGTGTGTTGAGCTTCAACGGGAACAAGATCATGACCACCGGTGGCGGCGGCATGGTTCTGACCAATGATGCTGAGCTGGCCAAACGAGTTAGGCATCTGACTACAACAGCCAGAGTCACCGAACCCTTGAAGTGGCTCCATGACGAGGTCGGCTTCAACTACCGATTGCCTAATCTTAATGCGGCTCTGGGTATCGCTCAGTTTGCCTCACTGGAACATGCACTGATGTGCAAACGCAAGTTGGCGAATAATTACCTTCAGTGGAGTCATGAAAACGATAGGGACATGATTGCAGAACAGCCTGGTACACAGGCGAATCACTGGTTGAATGCGTTGATATGCAATTCAGTCGAAGAGCGCGACCAGCTTCTTGAATATACCTGTCGTCAGGGTGTTCTCAGCAGACCTGTCTGGGTGCCGATGCACAGATTGAGCATGTATGAGCATTGTCTGCACGGAACGCTTGAGAATACGCAGTGGGCAGCAGCGCATATCCTGAATCTGCCCAGTAGTGTGCCACATGGCTGGTAA
- a CDS encoding NAD-dependent 4,6-dehydratase LegB — MNKRALVTGADGFIGSHLTELLLREGYTVRALVQYNSLGSWGWLDSITPPDNLEVVSGDIRDSNFCRVLTRDIDVVFHLAALIAIPYSYIAPGSYLDTNAGGTLNICQASMDNQVGRVIHTSTSEVYGTARYVPIDEQHPLQAQSPYSASKIAADAMALSFHHSFELPLTIARPFNTYGPRQSARAVIPAIICQIAADKAEIQLGDLSPTRDFNYVDDTCRGFLALARSDASIGETVNIGSNTEISIQDTLELIRELMGSDTRFVVDENRLRPAASEVHRLVCDNSKMIGMTGHSPQIAIREGLQRTIDWLIEPDNLKRYRAELYHV; from the coding sequence ATGAACAAGCGTGCGCTAGTAACGGGTGCAGATGGATTTATCGGTTCACATCTGACCGAACTGCTGCTGCGCGAAGGCTACACGGTACGTGCGCTGGTCCAGTACAACTCCCTGGGGTCGTGGGGGTGGCTGGACTCGATAACGCCGCCTGACAATCTCGAAGTTGTCAGTGGCGATATCCGTGATTCGAACTTCTGTCGCGTTCTGACGCGAGATATCGACGTCGTCTTTCATCTGGCGGCTCTGATTGCCATTCCGTATTCATATATCGCCCCGGGTAGCTATCTGGATACCAATGCCGGCGGCACGCTGAATATTTGTCAGGCCTCGATGGATAACCAGGTTGGCCGGGTTATTCATACATCTACGAGTGAGGTCTATGGCACCGCTCGCTATGTGCCCATTGATGAGCAGCATCCCTTGCAGGCACAGTCGCCTTACAGTGCATCCAAGATTGCCGCCGATGCCATGGCCTTGAGCTTTCATCACTCTTTCGAGCTGCCACTGACGATTGCCCGACCGTTCAATACTTACGGGCCGCGGCAGTCGGCCAGAGCCGTCATACCGGCGATTATTTGTCAGATTGCTGCTGACAAGGCTGAAATTCAGCTCGGTGATTTGTCACCAACGCGGGATTTCAACTACGTTGACGATACCTGTCGCGGCTTTTTGGCACTGGCTCGTAGTGATGCATCGATTGGCGAAACCGTCAATATCGGTTCCAATACCGAGATTTCCATACAGGATACGCTGGAGTTGATCCGCGAGCTGATGGGCAGTGATACGCGTTTCGTCGTCGATGAGAATCGATTGCGTCCCGCTGCATCCGAGGTGCATCGCCTGGTGTGTGACAACTCGAAGATGATAGGCATGACAGGTCATAGTCCCCAGATCGCTATCCGCGAGGGTCTGCAAAGAACCATTGATTGGCTAATCGAGCCAGATAACCTGAAACGTTACCGGGCCGAGCTCTACCATGTTTGA
- a CDS encoding TonB-dependent receptor: MRSSKSIKESIATSASSRPPVLAGLLLLAFPWASTGLVYAEADTTLGTVEAIGELPYRTGNVISEESTASRSRVERVELERSPNALAAVLARESGVQYRQSGGFGSFSSVSIRAATGAQTAVYLDGVLLNNGGNPVVDFSTLEMLNLGSVDIYRGSTPMQLGHAGIGGAINLNSLQASKVNATRIRLGVGSLSLAGLQLSHQSRHGAWDVAAAISHRQSDNDFRFTNKNGTPLNTEDDTDEKRNNADARRTSALLRMGYQQNKNARTDLTIQVSARELGVPEWGNNPDNVASYDTAASQFQLSQILDGLGNWNSRHNIYWHTNSAQYQDLESQVGLGAQDSDNQTNTLGAKTYWEHLGDAGTLGLSLDLRQEKLDSTDGLDESAAFDARRQSSLATVHYVWFDSTDTWSLTPALRWQHNSLDGSQASTSQELHEYSSDSNTGLQIGLAYRPTSLITVTGNAGSFYREPSFGELYGSIGLVNGNPELKPENGINLDVGIQFRTDDMSLSSTLFGSERDELIVTSFNARGIGEPTNAGAARVIGIELAGELALTPKIQLRSNMTWQSPKSRDTAEGFRDKYLPGESQFSLYGRIQYQPSAVTLWYELDIQKKRFYDRANILPAADSEQHSIGIDWSQDQWQTTLGIHNISDDNIEDFNGYPKPGRTWSLSITRNL, translated from the coding sequence TTGCGTTCCAGTAAATCGATCAAAGAATCCATAGCCACTTCTGCCAGCTCTCGCCCGCCTGTTCTGGCTGGCCTGCTGTTGCTCGCCTTTCCCTGGGCGAGTACCGGACTGGTCTACGCAGAAGCAGATACCACTCTGGGCACGGTTGAGGCCATTGGCGAACTGCCCTACCGTACGGGCAATGTGATCAGTGAAGAGAGCACAGCCAGCCGCAGCCGGGTTGAACGGGTGGAGTTGGAACGCTCACCCAACGCTCTGGCCGCCGTGCTGGCGCGCGAAAGCGGTGTGCAGTATCGTCAATCAGGAGGTTTTGGCAGTTTCTCCAGTGTCAGTATTCGCGCGGCAACGGGTGCACAGACAGCGGTGTATCTCGATGGTGTATTGCTCAACAATGGCGGTAATCCGGTCGTGGATTTCTCCACGCTCGAGATGCTCAATCTGGGCTCAGTCGACATCTATCGCGGCAGTACGCCCATGCAACTTGGGCATGCGGGTATCGGTGGAGCCATCAATCTCAATAGTCTGCAAGCCTCCAAGGTCAATGCCACCCGAATCCGTCTGGGTGTGGGCAGCCTGTCGCTGGCCGGGCTACAGCTCTCGCATCAATCGCGACATGGCGCCTGGGATGTAGCCGCTGCAATCAGTCATCGACAAAGCGATAACGATTTCCGGTTCACCAATAAAAATGGTACGCCACTCAATACCGAGGACGACACAGACGAAAAGCGCAACAATGCCGATGCCAGGCGAACCTCAGCCCTGCTGCGCATGGGCTATCAGCAAAACAAGAATGCCCGTACCGATCTGACCATCCAAGTGTCAGCTCGCGAACTGGGAGTACCGGAATGGGGCAACAACCCTGACAATGTTGCCAGTTACGACACGGCTGCCAGCCAATTCCAGCTATCACAGATCCTTGATGGTCTGGGTAACTGGAACAGTCGTCACAACATCTACTGGCATACGAATTCCGCTCAATATCAGGACCTTGAGAGTCAGGTCGGATTGGGCGCGCAGGATAGCGACAACCAGACCAACACCCTGGGTGCCAAGACCTATTGGGAACACTTGGGTGATGCAGGCACATTGGGCTTGTCTCTGGATCTACGCCAGGAAAAACTGGACTCCACCGATGGGTTGGATGAATCAGCAGCCTTCGATGCGCGTCGCCAGAGCAGCCTTGCCACCGTGCATTATGTGTGGTTCGATTCCACCGATACCTGGTCGCTGACACCTGCCTTGCGATGGCAGCACAACAGCCTTGATGGTTCACAGGCAAGCACATCACAAGAGTTGCATGAATATTCCAGCGACTCGAATACAGGACTACAAATCGGACTGGCCTATCGACCCACAAGCCTGATCACCGTCACAGGAAATGCCGGCAGCTTCTATCGTGAACCCTCGTTCGGCGAGCTCTACGGCTCCATCGGTCTGGTCAATGGAAACCCTGAATTGAAACCGGAAAATGGTATCAACCTGGACGTCGGCATACAGTTCAGAACTGATGACATGAGCCTGAGCAGCACACTGTTCGGCAGCGAACGTGATGAGCTGATTGTGACGTCATTTAACGCCCGTGGTATTGGTGAACCCACCAATGCCGGTGCGGCACGTGTCATCGGAATTGAACTGGCTGGCGAACTGGCACTAACCCCAAAAATTCAGCTGCGTAGCAACATGACATGGCAATCTCCCAAAAGTCGCGACACAGCCGAAGGCTTTCGCGACAAATATCTGCCTGGTGAATCTCAGTTCTCCTTGTATGGTCGTATCCAGTATCAACCCTCTGCTGTCACGCTCTGGTATGAACTGGATATCCAGAAAAAACGCTTCTACGACAGAGCCAATATCCTGCCCGCAGCCGACAGTGAGCAACATTCAATCGGTATCGACTGGTCTCAAGACCAATGGCAAACCACCCTTGGCATACATAATATCAGTGACGACAATATCGAGGACTTCAACGGGTATCCCAAACCTGGTCGTACCTGGTCATTGTCGATTACACGCAACTTGTAG